In a single window of the Zea mays cultivar B73 chromosome 5, Zm-B73-REFERENCE-NAM-5.0, whole genome shotgun sequence genome:
- the LOC100279142 gene encoding uncharacterized protein LOC100279142, with protein sequence MAEGGSSTAPSAPPCCGLARLLRRLRRQGSRALCAAAASRRHRASCRQYDPLSYARNFDLGRDAADAEDARIYYACSFSSRYALVPPPASSSAVGPAAALDSLPVAANR encoded by the coding sequence ATGGCGGAAGGAGGCAGCTCCACGGCACCCTCGGCCCCGCCGTGCTGCGGCCTGGCGCGGCTACTGCGGCGCCTGCGGCGGCAGGGCAGCCGGGCGCTGTGCGCGGCCGCGGCCTcgcgccgccaccgcgcgtcgtGCCGCCAGTACGACCCGCTCAGCTACGCGCGCAACTTCGACCTCggccgcgacgccgccgacgccgaAGACGCGCGCATCTACTACGCCTGCTCCTTCTCCTCGCGCTACGCGCTCGTCCCGCCCCCCGCCTCCTCGTCCGCCGTCGGCCCCGCTGCTGCCCTGGATAGCCTGCCGGTCGCCGCCAACAGATAG